The nucleotide sequence cacaCTGTCTCAAATCATTCATAAttactatttttttaaaataaatttaaagtgttcaattcttttttccaattaaggggcaatttagccaatccacctaccctgcacatctttgggttgtgggggtgaaacccacgcagactcggggagaatgtgcaaactccacacggacagtgacccagagccgggattgaacctgggacctcagcgccgtgaggcagcaatgctaaccactgtgccactatgctgcccgggtcctcagcgctgtgaggcagcagtgctaaccactgtgccactatgctgcccgggtcctcagcgctgtgaggcagcaatgctaaccactgtgccactgtgctgcccaatcattGATAATTataacccacctggttcattaatgtcgttTAGGGGAAGAAATCGGCCGTTCTTACCTgatctgtcctacatgtgactccagacccacagcaatgtggttgagagtcaatgtgtgtggaactgtatcccagtgagagtcagtgtgtgtggaactgtatcccagtgagagtcagtgtgtgtgggacccgtaccccagtgagagtcagtgtgtgtggaactgtaccccagtgagagtcagtgtgggacccgtaccccagtgagagtcagtgtgtgtgggacccgtaccccagtgagagtcagtgtgtgtgtgggacccgtaccccagtgagagtcagtgtgtgtggaacccgtaccccagtgagagtcagtgtgtgtggaacccgtaccccagtgagagtcagtgtgtgtggaactgtaccccagtgagagtcagtgtgggacccgtaccccagtgagagtcagtgtgtgtgggacccgtaccccagtgagagtcagtgtgtgtgggaccccagtgagagtcagtgtgtgtgggacccgtaccccagtgagagtcagtgtgggtgggacccgtaccccagtgagagtcagtgtgtgtgggacccgtaccccagtgagagtcagtgtgtgtgggacccgtaccccagtgagagtcagtgtgtgtgggacccgtaccccagtgagagtcagtgtgtgtgggacccgtaccccagtgagagtcagtgtgtgtaggacccgtaccccagtgagagtcagtgtgtgtgggaccccagtgagagtcagtgtgtgtgggacccgtaccccagtgagagtcagtgtgtgtgggacccgtaccccagtgagagtcagtgtgtgtgggaccccagtgagagtcagtgtgtgtatgggacccgtaccccagtgagagtcagtgtgtgtgggaccccagtgagagtcagtgtgtgtgggacccgtaccccagtgagagtcagtgtgtgtgggacccgtaccccagtgagagtcagtgtgtgtgggacccgtaccccagtgagagtcagtgtgtgtgggacccgtaccccagtgagagtcagtgtgtgtgggacccgtaccccagtgagagtcagtgtgtgtgggacccgtaccccagtgagagtcagtgtgtgtgggacccgtacccagtgagagtcagtgtgtgtgggacccgtaccccagtgagagtcagtgtgtgtgggacccgtaccccagtgagagtcagtgtgtgtgggaccccagtgagagtcagtgtgtgtatgggacccgtaccccagtgagagtcagtgtgtgtgggaccccagtgagagtcagtgtgtgtgggacccgtaccccagtgagagtcagtgtgtgtgggacccgtaccccagtgagagtcagtgtgtgtgggacccctaccccagtgagtgtcagtgtgtgtggaacccgtaccccagtgagagtcagtgtgtgtggaacccgtaccccagtgagagtcagtgtgtgtggaactgtatcccagtgagagtcagtgtgtgtgggacccgtaccccagtgagagtcagtgtgtgtggaacccgtaccccagtgagagtcagtgtgtgtgggacccgtaccccagtgagagtcagtgtgtgtgtgggacccgtaccccagtgagagtcagtgtgtgtggaacccgtaccccagtgagagtcagtgtgtgtgggacccgtaccccagtgagagtcagtgtgtgtggaactgtatcccagtgagagtcagtgtgtgtggaactgtatcccagttagagtcagtgtgtgtggaactgtatcccagttagagtcagtgtgtgtgggacccgtaccccagtgagagtcagtgtgtgtggaacccgtaccccagtgagagtcagtgtgtgtggaacccgtaccccagtgagagtcagtgtgtgtgggacccgtaccccagtgagagtcagtgggtgtgggaccccagtgagagtcagtgtgtgtggccccgtaccccagtgagagtcagtgtgtgtgggaccccagtgagagtcagtgtgtgtgggacccgtaccccagtgagagtcagtgtgtgtgggacccgtaccccagtgagagtcagtgtgtgtggaacccgtaccccagtgagagtcagtgtgtgtgggacccctaccccagtgagagtcagtgtgtgtgggacccgtaccccagtgagagtcagtatgtgtgggacccgtaccccagtgagagtcagtgtgtgtggaacccgtaccccagtgagagtcagtgtgtgtgggacccgtaccccagtgagagtcagtgtgtgtgggacccgtaccccagtgagagtcagtgtgcgtgggtcccgtaccccagtgagagtcagtgtgtgtgggacccgtaccccagtgagagtcagtgtgtgtgggacccgtaccccagtgagagtcagtgtgtgtgggacccgtaccccagtgagagtcagtgtgtgtgggacccataccccagtgagagtcagtgtgtgtgggaccctgtaccccagtgagagtcagtgtgtgtgggacctgtaccccagtgagagtcagtgtgtgtggaacccgtaccccagtgagagtcagtgtgtgtgggacccgtaccccagtgagagtcagtgtgtgtgggacccataccccagtgagagtcagtgtgtgtgggacccgtaccccagtgagagtcagtgtgtgtgggacccgtaccccagtgagagtcagtgtatgtggaacccgtaccccagtgagagtcagtgtgtgtggaactgtaccccagtgagagtcagtgtgtgtgggacccgtaccccagtgagagtcagtgtgtgtggaactgtatcccagtgagagtcagtgtgtatggaactgtatcccagtgagagtcagtgtgtgtgggacccgtaccccagtgagagtcagtgtgtgtggaacctgtaccccagtgagagtcagtgtgtgtgggacctgtaccccagtgagagtcagtgtgtgtgggacccgtaccccagtgagagtcagtgtgtgtgggacccgtaccccagtgagagtcagtgtatgtggaacccgtaccccagtgagagtcagtgtgtgtggaactgtaccctagtgagagtcagtgtgtgtgggacccgtaccccagtgagagtcagtgtgtgtgggacccgtaccccagtgagagtcagtgtgtgtggaacccctaccccagtgagagtcagtgtgtgtgggacccgtaccccagtgagagtcagtgtgtgagggacccgtacaccagtgagagtcagtgtgtgtgggacccgtaccccagtgagagtcagtatgtgtgggacccgtaccccagtgagagtcagtgtgtgtgggacccgtaccccagtgagagtcagtgtgtgtggaactgtatcccagtgagagtcagtgtgtgtgggacctgtaccccagtgagagtcagtgtgtgtgggacccgtaccccagtgagagtcagtgtgtgtgggacctgtaccccagtgagagtcagtgtgtgtgggacccgtaccccagtgagagtcagtgtgtgtgggacccgtgccccagtgagagtcagtgtgtgtggaactgtaccccagtgagagtcagtgtgtgtggaacccgtaccccagtgagagtcagtatgtgtgggacccgtaccccagtgagagtcagtgtgtgtgagaccccctaccccagtgagagtcagtatgtgtgggacccgtaccccagtgagagtcagtgtgtgtgggacccgtaccccagtgagagtcagtgtgtgtgggacccgtaccccagtgagagtcagtgtgtgtgggacccgtaccccagtgagagtcagtgtatgtggaacccgtaccccagtgagagtcagtgtgtgtggaactgtaccccagtgagagtcagtgtgtgtgggacccgtaccccagtgagagtcagtgtgtgtgggacccgtaccccagtgagagtcagtgtgtgtgggacccataccccagtgagagtcagtgtgtgtgggacccgtaccccagtgagagtcagtgtgtgtggaacctgtaccccagtgagagtcagtgtgtgtgggacccgtaccccagtgagagtcagtgtatgtgggacccgtacctcagtgagagtcagtgtgtgtgggacccgtaccccagtgagagtcagtgtatgtgggacccgtacctcagtgagagtcagtgtatgtgggacccgtacctcagtgagagtcagtgtgtgtgggacccgtaccccattgagagtcagtgtgtgtggaactgtgcatGATGCGGAGTTGGGGAATGAGTGTGAGAACTGGTATCGAGCAAGCATGGTGGGTGGCCACCTCAACATCGAtaaattaataataaaataatctttattgtcacaagttagcttacattaacactgcaatgaagttactgtgaaaagccccaaatcgccacattccggcgcctgttcgggtcacagagggagaattcagaatgtccaattcccctaacagcacgactttcgggacttgtgggaggaaaccggagcacccggaggaaacccacgcagacacggggaggacgtgcagactccacacagacagtgacccagccgggaatcaaacctgggaccctggtgctgtgaagccacagtgctaaccaatgtgctaccgtgctgcccacatagggGAGGAGCTTTCAGGATAAGTGTCTGTTTTCTGAGACTGTTACGCACTCTGGTGTGAGTTGTGGGGGATTTtgagtgtgatgtttctgacctGTGCTAACGTTGTATCTTCCAGAATCTGGAGTGGGTTTAAAGTGGAACCGCAGCTTGTCCAGAAGCAGGCGGGAGGGTAACGGAGAGCAGCGGAGACATGGCCCAAAGAAGCGTCTCTGTTGTCCGAGCTCTGGCTTGTGTTGTGACCCTCCTGGTATCCAAGAGTCGAGCTCAGCTGAAGCAAACTTCCCGATTTGGGAACAAGCCCTTTGTGACCGTGTGGAATGCGCCAACTCAGGACTGTGTCCGTCATTCCGTCAATCTAAACCTCAACATGTTTGACATCATTTCATCTCCAAATGAAGGCTTTTACAACCAGAATTTAACCATATTCTACAAGGAGAGACTGGGCAAATACCCTTATTACCAGGGACGCCAGCCTGTGAATGGGGGTGTGCCTCAGAACAGCAGTCTCCTGGAACATCTGTCCACAATGGACTTGGATATTGAACGTTACATGCGATCTCGGAACACCAAAGGTCTGGCGGTGATTGACTGGGAGGAGTGGAGGCCCCTCTGGATTCGAAACTGGAAAGACAAACAGGTTTACCGGAACACTTCCCGGCGCCTGGTGTCTGACAGACACCCAGACTGGGCCGAGAGTAAACTGAACAGAGAAGCCCAGTTTGAGTTTGAGCAATCAGCACAGCGGTTCATGGTGGAGACTCTGCGCAGGGCCAGGAACTCCCGGCCACACAGTTTGTGGGGTTTCTatctgttcccagactgctacaACCACGACTACAAAAACAACAGGGCCAATTACACCGGCCGGTGCCCTGACGTGGAGATTTCCCGCAATGACCTGCTCAGGTGGCTATGGAGTAACAGCACAGCCATTTTCCCTTCCATCTACCTGGACCAAATGCTGAAATCCACAAACAGAGCCACAAAGTTTGTCCGGTCCCGAGTCAAAGAAGCACTGAGAGTGTCCGAACTTCACAGCAAAAACTATTCCCTGCCTGTGTTTGTCTATTCACAGCCCACTTACAGTTACACTTTCAACCTGCTCACCCAGGTAAGCAACCTCTTCCCAAAGGAACAGCACAAAGTCAATCAGCAGCAATCCTCTgccagatacagagtaaagccccctctacactgaccccatcaaacactcccaggacaggtgcagcacggggttagatacagagtaaagctccctctacactgtccccatcaaacattcccaggacaggtacagcacggggttagatacagagtaaagctccctctacactgtccccatcaaacattcccaggacaggtacagcacggggttagatacagaataaagctccctctacactgaccccatcaaacactcccaggacaggtacagcacggggttagatacagagtaaagctccctctacactgtccccatcaaacactcccaggacaggtacagcacggggttagatacagagtaaaactccctctacactgtccccatcaaacactcccaggacaggtacagcacggggttagatacagagtaagctccctctacactgtccccatcaaacactcccaggacaggtacagcacggggttagatacagagtaaagctccctctacactgtccccatcaaacactcccaggacaggtacagcacggggttagatacagagtaaagctccctctacactgtccccatcaaacactcccaggacaggtacagcacggggttagttgGAGAGTGAATATGCCTTCGTAACATTTTTCCTTGGCCGCCCTATACTGTATAGCTGTGATATTTCCCATTTCCCCTCCAGTTTCGGATACCGAGGGGCACTGCTCCTCCGTGTGATGatgtgcttcctgacatcaccctgAAGGAACAGACTCAAATTATAGCACTGAGATCCCGTCACCTGGACACCCAGACGATCTTTGTTCTGTCAAATCCTTTAACTATTAAAATACCTTCATCAGTTCTAATGTAATTTGACGAGTTAACCAGAGGTTATTGTTTTGGGGGCACAGATTAATCCAGAagtcagaggggcagcacggtggtgcagtgggttagcactgctgcctcacggcactgaggtcccaggttcgatcccggctctgggtcactgtccgtgtggagtttgcacattctccccgtgtctgcgtgggtttcacccccacaacccagagatgtgcagcgtaggtggattggccacgctaaattgcccctttgttggaaaaaatgaattgggcactctaaatttatatttttaaaaatccagaagACAGAGGTCAtgagcgacacggtagcacagtggttagcactgtggcttcacagctccagggtcccaggttcgattccccgctgggtcactgtctgtgcggagtctgcacgttctccccgtgtctgcgtgggtttcctccgggtgctccggtttcctcccacagtccaaagctgtgcaggttaggtggggttacagggatagggtggggagtgggcctggtaggGTGCTAGCTCAAAaaagattaaaagaaaaaaaaacataaggTTCACTAAAGTCCTTCAGGGAAATAAACCTGCCTCCTTACCCTGtcggcctacatgcgactccagagccacagaaaTGAGGGTGACTTTGAAATGTCCGAGGGAGGCACTATGTTTAAGGGTAACAAATCCCAGGCAAGAATGTCAATAAAGTCTTCCCTCCTCAACTAAAAACAGACCTCCGGACATCCTGGGGACTCTGTGCTGCGCCCTCTCCCAGGTCAATCTCCCCTTCCTGACGTAGAGTCCAGGCTTGAACCTGGTAACTCCAGACCCTTGCTGACTGAGTCCCTGAACTGAAGTATCAATTCCTCCCCGTTATAGTCCAGCCTTTTGGGACAACGGACAACATTCCATTGGATATTTTGGTGATTTTCTGTATCCATTACCAGTTTTAATAAGTTATGAGCACCCTGTTTACTTTCCTACTTCACAGTTCCTCACTTGTCACCATCAGGAATGTATTCTGATTCCACTTTCTCAGATGTACAGACGCTAACCTCACATATGAACGCTACCTGTCACTTTTCTAGTTGCTTCGTTACTCTCTCTGACCTCCGCAAAAATTCCGTTACTCTCCCAGGTTGCTCTTGCACTCTCTATTCCAGACTCTCACTCTgacctctgtccctccccctacctcccccacacactctcagcctcagtcatgtcccctctctctctccagctctctctctcctgctctctccctctcctgctctctctctctcctgctctctctcccctgctctctctctctccctgctctctctctcccctgctctctctctctctcctgctctctctctctcctgctctctctctctctctgctctctctctctcctgctctctctctcctgctctctctctcctgctcactctctctcctgctctctctctctctctgctctctccctctcctgctctctctcccctgctctctctccccgctctctctctctctcctgctctctctcacctgctcactctctctcctgctctctctctctcctgctctctctctctccctctcctgctctctctcccctgctctctctcccctgctctctctcccctgctctctctctcccctgctctctctctcccctgctctctctctctcctgctctctcccctgctctctctctctccccttctctctgtccccttctctctctcccctgctctctctctcccctgctttctctccccttctctctcttcccttctctctcccctgctctctctccctcctgctctctcccctgctctctctctctccccttctctctgtccccttctctctcctgctctctctctttcccgctctctctctcctgcttactctctcctctctctctctctcctccgctcTCTCTCCTCCGCTCTCTCTCCTGCGTTCTCTCTCTcctgcgcgctctctctctcctgtgctctctctctcctgcgctttccctctcctgctctctctctctccgctttccctctcctgctctctctctttctcctgcgctctctttctcctgctctctctttctcctgctctctctctttctcctgctctctctctttctcctgcgctctctttctcctgctctctctcgctcctgtgctctctctctcctgctctctctctccctgctctccctctctctctccctgctctccctctctgcctgctctccctctcgccttctctctctctctcctgctctctctctctctcctgctccctctctctcctgctctctctctctctcctgctctctctctgtctcttgctctctctcctgctctctctctctctcctgtgctctctctctcactgcactCTCTCTCCTGCGCTTTCTCCTGCGCTCTCTCTCTTCTGCGCTCCCTCtctcctgtgctctctctctccttctttctcTGTATTGCGCTCTCTCTCCTGCACACTCTCTCTCCTGCACTCTCACTCCTgcgctctctctcctgctctctctctcgctccctgctctctctctcttgctctctctctctcctgcgctctctctcctgctctctcttgctttctctctctccccttctctctctctcctgcgctctatctctcctgctctctctctctctcctgctttctctctctctccgctctctctctctcctgcgctccctctctcccctgccctctctctctcctgcactctctctcctgctctctcttgctttctctctctccccttctctctcttctgCGCTCTATCTctcctgcgctctctctctctcctgcgctctctctctctctcctgcgctctctctctctcctgcgctctctctctctcctgcgctctctctctctccctgcgctccctctctctcgctgctctctcactccccctgctttctctctccttgctctctctctcctgcgctctctctctcctgcgctctctctctctcctgcgctatctctctctcctgcgctctctctctctcatgctctctctctctcctgcgctctctctctctccctgctctctctctctccctgctctctctcactcctctgctctctctcctgcgctctctctctcctgcgctctctctctcctctctctctcctgcgtgctctctctcctgcgctctctctctctctctctccctgctctctctctccctgctctctctctctccctgctctctctcctgcactctctctctctcctgcgctctctctcctgctctctctctcctgcgctctctctctctccctgctctctctctctctccctgctctctctctcctgcactctctctccctgcgctctctctctctccctgctctctctctcctgtgctctctctccctcctgcactctctctctctccctgcgctctctctctctccctgcgctttctctcctgctctctctctgtctgcgctccctctgctctctgtctgtcctgctctctctctcctgcgctCTCTctcgtctgctctctctctctcctgcactctctcgCTCCTGCGCACtctctctcctgcactctctcgctccctgcgctctctctctcctctgctctctctcctgcgctctctctctcctgctctctctctctcctgcactctctcgctcctgcgctctctctctcctgctctctctctctcctgcactctctcgCTCCTGCGCACTCTCTctcctgcgctctctctctctccctgctcgctctctccctctcctgctctctcggtctctctgccTTGTGCAGCTTTTCCAGTGGGTGCAGACTGGCTCTAAGGTAGATCTCCAGAAACCCTGACTGTAGGAAAAGGTTCAGTCTGTCCTCCTAACTCAGTGGACAgctgtgactgcgctgagtggcaCCTGCACAGTCACATAGTTTGGCAACACACTCTTAGGTTTGAACATAAATAATGGGGCTGTGGGAAGAGTCAGAATCCATGTGCCCATGGATGGGCCACATCAATTTGGTGTCTTCACATCTgttg is from Scyliorhinus canicula chromosome 11, sScyCan1.1, whole genome shotgun sequence and encodes:
- the LOC119973700 gene encoding hyaluronidase-2-like yields the protein MAQRSVSVVRALACVVTLLVSKSRAQLKQTSRFGNKPFVTVWNAPTQDCVRHSVNLNLNMFDIISSPNEGFYNQNLTIFYKERLGKYPYYQGRQPVNGGVPQNSSLLEHLSTMDLDIERYMRSRNTKGLAVIDWEEWRPLWIRNWKDKQVYRNTSRRLVSDRHPDWAESKLNREAQFEFEQSAQRFMVETLRRARNSRPHSLWGFYLFPDCYNHDYKNNRANYTGRCPDVEISRNDLLRWLWSNSTAIFPSIYLDQMLKSTNRATKFVRSRVKEALRVSELHSKNYSLPVFVYSQPTYSYTFNLLTQQDLITTIGETAALGAAGIIFWGDADYSNSKDRCKMLKNYLEDDFGGYVLNVTRATQLCSQALCEGHGRCERRDSQSDAYLHLNADSFQIQRKNVSGGTELVLTGALGKRDISQFQEGFRCRCFQGWEGQRCNIKTSGAHQILPPVPALLLMLLLSLTI